In the genome of alpha proteobacterium U9-1i, one region contains:
- a CDS encoding hypothetical protein (conserved hypothetical protein-putative membrane associated protein), with the protein MYQSLDPARIIETLARLRDRIDARFADAGLARVCRELLDVAHQTSRQTASLQKPNWPLRTGVLLVIAFGALAQIAAARFLHLERVETGIDLLQSLEAAVNLLILFGGAAWFLLTLEERLKRRRALEALHQLRSLAHVVDMHQLTKDPTILLSPPNTTAASPERTMSKFELTRYLDYCAEMQALIGKLAALYAEGMRDPVVIEAVNDIENLATNLGRKIWQKIMILSALEEGAS; encoded by the coding sequence ATGTACCAGAGCCTCGACCCCGCCCGCATCATCGAAACCCTCGCGCGGCTGCGCGATCGGATCGACGCGCGCTTTGCTGACGCCGGGCTCGCGCGGGTGTGCCGCGAACTCTTGGATGTCGCACATCAGACAAGCAGGCAGACGGCCAGTCTGCAAAAGCCCAATTGGCCGCTGCGCACGGGCGTGCTGCTGGTGATCGCTTTCGGCGCCTTGGCGCAAATCGCCGCCGCGCGCTTCCTGCACCTGGAGCGCGTCGAGACCGGCATTGACCTCCTGCAAAGCCTCGAAGCGGCGGTGAACCTGCTGATCCTGTTCGGGGGCGCGGCATGGTTCCTGTTGACGCTGGAGGAACGGCTGAAGCGGCGCCGTGCGCTCGAAGCATTGCATCAGCTGCGCTCGCTCGCGCATGTCGTCGATATGCATCAGCTGACCAAGGATCCCACCATCTTGCTGAGCCCGCCAAATACGACGGCGGCTTCGCCGGAGCGCACGATGAGCAAGTTCGAACTGACCCGCTATCTCGATTATTGCGCCGAGATGCAGGCGCTGATCGGAAAGCTGGCCGCGCTTTATGCGGAGGGTATGCGCGACCCTGTGGTGATCGAGGCGGTGAACGACATTGAGAATCTTGCAACCAATCTTGGCCGGAAGATTTGGCAGAAGATCATGATCCTCAGCGCATTGGAGGAAGGCGCGTCATGA